A window of Rhipicephalus microplus isolate Deutch F79 chromosome X, USDA_Rmic, whole genome shotgun sequence genomic DNA:
CATGGTGAAGTGGCTTTGTTAGGTCAAGGAGTGCACAGTCTTTCAACAATCTTTGCAACTGTGATTCCACATCAAGAGTCACAAAAAAAGGCATATCAGATAGACTGGAAACACTCGTTCTGTGCCCACACTGTATGCACTGAAAAGAGGCATTTGTTTCAGCATTTTCTATATGTGTGAAGCATTTGGGGCAAAAACAATAATATGTCATGGTTGTGCCAGTTTTGCTCAAAAGTTTGGAGAGCTGGTACCGTGAATCAGGCAATATTGGATGTTCGAAAATTCTGTTAATAAGGTCCAACATGCTGGTCAGCCCAGTGAATGACAAATTATTTTTCACAGCGTGCTTCAGCACCATGAGGAGAATGTCACCTCTGGACAAAACCACTCTTTCAGTGATAACATCAGTAAATAACTCTCCAAACTGCGACTTGCCACCATGACTCGGCCCCGTGGGACTGTTAGGCATTTGCTGCTgaaaggagaaaagaaataaTTGTTCAAAATGGCAGCACTCGACTGAGACTTCACAATTAATTATccaagtcagctagaaatcgatccctcttttctcgacaaatgatgccatatatccCAATTTCTGTGCCACATACCCACGTCCATGACGGTTGGCTGATTTGCTGCATATAGTTACCGTGGCCGCCGCGGGATGCCGCCATGTACCCCCCTCCCTCCGTGCACTTGTGATTACACTGACAGTAAGccacgcatttgaagaaaaacaagaaggtgctcaaggtcatgatgcaCAATGATAAAGGGGCACATGTTCTTGCCCCCTTGTCATCCCCCTCCCTGCACTGCTTTCACAAacatagcgctgtgtgtgtgtgagcctTCATTGTGTCTTCGTTTTCAGTGAGCTCTTACCGTTCATAAATTCTGCATTTCCAATGCCTAAACAAGCTAAGTGATCCCCCAGCAGTTAATGACATCAGCCATGTTTGTGTAATTTTTGCAACTTCCGATGGACCTACCATGTCATCTTCTGAAGGCAGCTCTCCAGGATCATGTTGCTCTGAACCATCCTCATCAGACATGGACAGCTGCAAAACAAATagagcagagaaaacacaaaaacgatGAAACCAAGAGAAAAGGGAACTCGTCAGAGATCGGCACCACCTCGACGTGTGACAAAGCCATGTTCGATTTTTAGTGCAAAATCTGCAATGACACCACATATGGAGACACAACAGGCACAAGTGCTGTCATGCCTCTGCGATGTCACCGCATATTACTAAATACTCCGAACAACCACTTCTGTTATACAAAAAAATACCCACATAAATATAGATATGTGTGCATACCTCTTCATCATTTAGCAATGTGTCATGGGAAACCATCGGGTTGGCATGCTGTGGCCTATCATTGGTTGCTTGCAGTTCTGGAGTAGTGGGACTGACCGGAGCAGATGTCACCCTGGAGGCTGCTGTGCTACAAGCATCGCTTGAAGTTTCCTGCAAGAAAACAGCTTATTAATAAAAATGCACTTAACGTCTCGAACATACTACCTCACCTGTTCATCCTCACTACTCAACGTATCAGTTCGAAGTATGCCATTTATATCTGTCGAGACTGAAGCTTGTCCTGCTGCTTCATCATCAGACGAGGATGTGTCCATAGGCACCTCCTGAATGCGAAGAAGTATCTTAGACATATGTGCACGCCTTAAGTCGAAGCTTTACTGTGTAAGCTCCTATCTAATGTATCGTAATAGAGaaaggtttttgtttgtttttgagaaTGACAGCATCAGTTCTCATTGGGTTTGTTGCATTTAAACCCAATGCTAATAATAATATTGGGTTTACTTAGACAAAAACTTAACTCAATGACTGACTCAGCAATGACAAGTGACATCACAATTTTGCTAATAACAAACCCAAGGCACGCAAAATCGATTAATTACGCATTAATGTAAAATATAACTAACCTGTAGGCAAGATATTCGCAAAACTCCTGCGAACATTGTTACCATTTTACGTAAGCCGTGAATTCAGACAGAAAAGTCCGCTTTAAATGTTCTAACAGATGCAATGTACTGAACTGCTACAACTGCTTTCAATGCCCTATTAGAgatttgttaaaaaaaattttaagtcAATGTTAAAATCGGTTACAATGACCCGCTCAAATAGCGGCTGCCATTCACAGCCGCTTTATTTGTACTCAAATGTCGCAGCAATACCAGTTTGCTCACTACCAGTTGTTCACTAAACAGTAATTTACAGCGTGGTTCGGTACCGCCAAGCGAGCGATATCTGCCGTCAATATTTACGTTCACCCTCGGCAACTACATGTGCGGACAAACGCAGGTTGTTCGCCCACACAAACTGTTGTTAATACGCTAGGCGTGTTATGCGAACCAAGACATGCAGTCTCGTGTGAGTCTTGAACACCAGCGCCAATTGAAGGCGttagaacaaaaacaaaggtaAACTTGCACGCTGTTGGCAACCCCTCTCAGTACTTCTCGGTAGCACAAAGTCCGATCCATGGTTGATATATCGTTTATATGGgcctctcttctttctctttggAAGTTGATACATTATGACCGCATTAGACGATTTGTTGGTGCACGTGTGGATGCTCCTCAGATTGTTGTTGAGCGCACAACCGAACACCACTTCAGCACAACGGCAACCATGGCACATCCTGACTGGTCAGCGTCACAAAAGATGTCCAGTTTCGTATTTCAATATTTCATTTATTACTGTAATATCTGTACATCTGGTAAACCAATATATACTCATAAAACCTAAATAAAATGGACATATTAATATTGAAGTCATATGCGTCTATGTAGCACGATGTGTTTACGTGGAAACCTGTATCTGCCAGTCGGCTTGAAGTACGAGCTCGCGGCTCGCGCGTACGTTTACATTCAGCACGTGCAACGGCAGTCTGACCGCTGGCCGCAGATTTGCGTGCGATCCTGCGAAGTGATCATTCGGCTGCGTAtcctctttgtgtttttttcgtgcACTAACGGCACAGTGTACTGCAGAATGATCACGCACGCTAAAGTACGTTACGAAGACGATCGGAAACTTGCGATTGTGGATGTTGGCgacatcgaaaacttcaaaccagaGCACGCGAAGGACTTCAAGTCCAAGTTCTTCTATTCTGTAAAGTGGACCGATCCGGACGGGACCTCTGATTACTACCGGGCTCGGATCCTAGCTTTGGGAGGTAAGCTCTTCGTTTGCGACCCTGGCACACATTTATTTTGCCTTGTCAAGTTCAACATTAAGTGCATTTTTGTGTTCCGCGGTGCGCATATGCCTATCGTTGATGCTATCCGGTGCGTGCGGTCGGTCGGCAGGTATAATTTGATTAATGAAACATAATTTTGTCTTGAAATGAGCGTAGTTCAAATATAGTCTTGCAACTTCCGTTATTTATAAATAGGCCTAATGAAGCTAGTGTATAAAAATTACTATATATACTCAACTGTCTTTTGCGCTCTTGCAAATGCAATTAATATGCCTAAAACTTGTTGCTAAGTGAGATGGATATCTAAGGGATCGCCTTTCTTTCTATTCTTCATGCGGTACAGCACAACTCGATAATATTCCTTAAAATGTATGCACTGATCCAGATCATAGACCCCTCTCCTCCAACTTTTGACGCTATTGTCTGCGAAGCTTCCAGCGTACGGCACGTGGCAAACTTGTTGAGTCCTTCCCAGCTGCCTTTATGTTTTcagaatacagtaaaagctcgttaattcgaactcgaaTGGGACTATAAAATTGTTCGTATTAAGTGGAGTTGAAAAATTGCGCAGGCGCTAGAATGAAGACATTGTTCCACACTGTGTGGAGAACCCAGAGAAGCCACCTCTGGACTCGTTCCCGCAAACTAGGTGATACTACATGTTTGTGGCAGGTAATTTCATAAATTAAATTCAGGCTGTGACAGCAAGAGAATTTATTGATCAGTCAGTGATACACCAGAAACAAGCATAGACTACAAAGAAcagactacaaagaacacaggacAGAGTTTAACAGAACGAGTGCAACCGTCAAGTGGTCTTATTTTCATGCGTAGTGAATAATAAGGCTAGTTGATGCTTGCGCTCAGTCTGTAAAACTGCGTTCTTTGTAGTAGTCTTCATAGCGGCGCCCTTCCATAAGTGCATTCAACTATTATGTAGGtcaaataaaataattatttttgATCATCTGTGTTCATGCAATAATCATTAATTCATTATCTTCACCATAGCAGTCAGATCCCCCctccccgaaataaaaaaaaaaa
This region includes:
- the LOC142776246 gene encoding uncharacterized protein LOC142776246 isoform X3; its protein translation is MSKILLRIQEVPMDTSSSDDEAAGQASVSTDINGILRTDTLSSEDEQETSSDACSTAASRVTSAPVSPTTPELQATNDRPQHANPMVSHDTLLNDEELSMSDEDGSEQHDPGELPSEDDMVGPSEVAKITQTWLMSLTAGGSLSLFRHWKCRIYER